A window from Equus caballus isolate H_3958 breed thoroughbred chromosome 8, TB-T2T, whole genome shotgun sequence encodes these proteins:
- the SDF2L1 gene encoding stromal cell-derived factor 2-like protein 1, with protein MWSAGCGRAAGPVLLGLLLALLVPVSGASKTGAGPVTCGSVLKLFNTQHRVRLHSHDIKYGSGSGQQSVTGVEASDDANSYWRIRGGSEGGCPRGSPVRCGQAVRLTHVLTGKNLHTHHFPSPLSNNQEVSAFGEGGEGDDLDLWTVRCSGQHWEREAAVRFQHLGTSVFLSVTGEQYGNPIRGQYEVHGMPSANTHNTWKAMEGIFIKPSVDPSAGHDEL; from the exons ATGTGGAGCGCGGGCTGCGGCCGAGCTGCCGGACCGGTgttgctggggctgctgctggcGCTCTTGGTGCCGGTCAGCGGTGCCTCCAAGACCGGCGCGGGGCCCGTGACCTGCGGGTCGGTGCTGAAGTTGTTCAACACGCAGCACAGGGTGCGGCTGCACTCGCACGACATCAAATACGGATCTG GCAGCGGCCAACAGTCGGTGACCGGCGTGGAGGCATCTGACGACGCCAATAGCTACTGGCGGATCCGCGGCGGCTCGGAGGGCGGGTGCCCGCGCGGGTCCCCGGTGCGCTGCGGTCAGGCCGTGCGGCTCACGCACGTGCTAACCGGCAAGAACCTGCACACGCACCACTTCCCGTCGCCGCTGTCTAACAACCAG GAGGTGAGTGCCTTTGGGGAAGGTGGCGAGGGCGACGACCTGGACCTGTGGACGGTGCGCTGCTCAGGGCAACACTGGGAGCGAGAGGCCGCCGTGCGCTTCCAGCACCTGGGCACCTCTGTGTTCCTGTCAGTTACCGGCGAGCAGTATGGGAACCCCATCCGTGGGCAGTACGAGGTGCACGGCATGCCCAGTGCCAATACGCACAATACGTGGAAGGCCATGGAAGGCATCTTTATCAAGCCCAGTGTGGATCCCTCTGCAGGCCACGATGAACTCTGA